In the Paenibacillus sp. FSL H7-0357 genome, one interval contains:
- a CDS encoding HIT family protein codes for MEDCLICRRIDMIKEDTNPYFVAELETGYVVIGDHQYFEGYTLFLCKEHKRELHELDSGFKQKFLMEMSKVAEAVNIAFEPDKLNYELLGNGDSHIHWHIFPRRLTEPNPTHPVWWTPRETMYSESVRPSHEALEELKHKLRGALEKL; via the coding sequence ATGGAAGACTGTTTGATCTGCAGACGGATTGACATGATTAAAGAAGACACCAATCCCTACTTCGTAGCTGAGCTCGAAACCGGCTATGTGGTCATTGGCGACCATCAGTATTTTGAAGGCTACACTCTTTTTCTCTGCAAGGAACATAAACGGGAGCTTCACGAACTGGACAGCGGCTTCAAGCAGAAGTTTCTTATGGAAATGAGTAAAGTCGCTGAGGCGGTCAACATAGCTTTTGAACCGGATAAGCTGAACTATGAACTGCTTGGCAACGGTGATTCACATATACACTGGCATATCTTCCCTAGAAGATTAACAGAACCGAATCCTACTCATCCAGTTTGGTGGACACCTAGAGAGACGATGTATTCCGAAAGTGTCAGACCGAGTCATGAGGCATTGGAAGAATTGAAGCATAAACTGCGGGGAGCGTTGGAGAAGTTGTAG
- a CDS encoding MBL fold metallo-hydrolase, producing the protein MDNLVFLGTGDAMGVPRVYCSCETCMEARAGGLNVRLRSSVLIDNGSDFLAIDCGPDWRRQMESLGQRTMRRLLVTHAHFDHIGGLPEWADACRWMGYKGELYAPAEVIPVILRQYPWLDRNIEMIPCDDGIELDGWQIDTWKVNHGKNGYSYAFRLEKEGYKWVYCPDSISLTPQETERMHGLDLLVLGTSFYYEAAELSTRSVYDMTEAADLLRTVQPARAVYTHMSHDVDLRKAYILPENVTLAVTGLRLPLTRSE; encoded by the coding sequence ATGGATAACTTGGTGTTTTTGGGGACAGGCGACGCAATGGGCGTTCCCCGGGTATATTGCAGCTGTGAGACCTGCATGGAGGCTAGAGCGGGCGGGCTGAATGTGCGGCTTCGCTCCTCCGTGCTTATAGATAACGGCAGTGATTTTTTGGCGATTGACTGTGGTCCGGACTGGCGGCGGCAGATGGAATCGCTTGGGCAACGTACCATGCGCAGGCTGCTGGTGACCCATGCCCATTTTGACCATATTGGCGGATTGCCCGAATGGGCAGATGCCTGCCGCTGGATGGGATATAAAGGGGAGCTGTACGCGCCTGCGGAGGTGATTCCGGTGATTCTGCGGCAATATCCATGGCTGGACCGCAATATAGAGATGATACCGTGCGATGACGGGATCGAGCTGGACGGCTGGCAGATCGACACATGGAAAGTGAATCACGGCAAAAACGGATACTCCTACGCCTTCCGCTTGGAAAAGGAGGGGTATAAGTGGGTATATTGTCCGGATTCCATCTCCCTTACACCGCAGGAAACGGAGCGCATGCATGGCCTGGATCTGCTGGTACTGGGTACAAGCTTTTATTATGAGGCGGCGGAGCTGTCGACCCGCTCTGTGTACGATATGACGGAAGCAGCAGATCTGCTGCGGACAGTTCAGCCGGCACGCGCCGTGTACACACATATGTCGCATGATGTGGATCTGAGAAAAGCTTATATTTTGCCGGAAAATGTGACGCTGGCGGTTACGGGCCTAAGACTCCCGCTCACACGTTCGGAGTAA
- a CDS encoding Cof-type HAD-IIB family hydrolase, with translation MYKLIAIDIDDTLINDEKEVTPATQTALEQAVAAGVVVTLATGRAYASAQAIARQTGLNVPIITYQGALVKNLMDEKVLYERYVPQDAVRKLFTYCVEHDLHLQTYIDDKLYAREENQKLIDYSALNGTQYYIEPDWEKLVPQKTPKMLIIDDPAFLDELSPILRELLGDSVHITKSKPHFLEIMHHEGTKGLALEFLAAHFGCELSETIAVGDSWNDHEMLEAAGLGVAMANSIPALKEIADFITLSNNEDGVKFAIDKFILNNVEA, from the coding sequence ATGTACAAATTGATTGCTATCGATATTGACGACACCCTGATCAATGATGAGAAAGAAGTAACTCCCGCAACACAAACCGCACTGGAACAGGCCGTTGCCGCAGGCGTTGTCGTAACTCTGGCTACCGGTCGCGCTTATGCTTCAGCACAAGCCATCGCCCGTCAAACGGGACTGAATGTGCCAATCATCACCTATCAAGGCGCATTGGTGAAGAACCTGATGGATGAAAAAGTACTGTACGAGCGTTATGTCCCGCAGGATGCCGTACGCAAGCTGTTCACCTACTGTGTGGAGCATGACCTGCACCTGCAGACTTATATTGACGACAAGCTGTATGCCCGCGAAGAGAACCAGAAGCTGATTGATTACTCCGCGCTGAACGGAACTCAATACTATATTGAGCCGGATTGGGAAAAGCTCGTTCCGCAAAAAACGCCAAAAATGCTCATCATCGACGATCCCGCATTCCTGGACGAACTGTCGCCAATTCTGCGTGAGCTGCTGGGCGATTCCGTCCACATCACGAAGTCGAAGCCGCATTTCCTGGAAATCATGCATCATGAAGGCACCAAAGGCCTGGCGCTTGAGTTCCTTGCGGCCCACTTCGGCTGCGAGCTGTCCGAAACCATTGCTGTGGGAGATTCCTGGAACGACCACGAAATGCTGGAAGCTGCCGGACTCGGCGTCGCTATGGCCAATTCCATTCCTGCGCTGAAGGAAATCGCTGATTTCATTACACTCAGCAATAACGAAGACGGTGTAAAGTTCGCTATCGATAAATTTATTCTGAATAACGTAGAAGCTTAA
- a CDS encoding DMT family transporter produces MTRSRIADLSLLLVALMWGSTFLIVQHAVRVLPPLAFNSIRFTGAALLLALITAVFYRHEWKKLSWRMVGHSLLLGLFLFMGYGFQTMGLLYTTTSNTGFITGLSVVLVPFLSLALLKHAISRYTWFSAILAVAGLYLLTFTGSAFSLNKGDGLILLCAVAFALQVAYTGVYAPRYPALPLATLQLAFVGLFSIVASLLVDGTAPLAHSGALILKPDVLWALLISIGPTSAFAFWIQTACQKYTTPSRVAIIYATEPVFAVLTGLAFGGETLGISAGFGCLCILAAMLMAELSPEPARNGVLQQDRN; encoded by the coding sequence GTGACCCGCTCCCGAATCGCCGATCTCAGTCTGCTGCTGGTAGCGTTGATGTGGGGCTCAACGTTTCTGATTGTACAGCATGCCGTCAGAGTGCTGCCGCCTCTCGCTTTTAACAGTATCCGGTTTACGGGTGCCGCTCTGCTGCTGGCGCTGATTACCGCTGTTTTTTACCGCCATGAATGGAAAAAGCTAAGCTGGCGCATGGTGGGCCACTCCCTGCTGCTCGGCCTTTTTTTGTTTATGGGCTATGGCTTCCAGACGATGGGCCTGCTGTACACGACCACTTCCAACACCGGATTCATTACCGGTCTGTCGGTGGTGCTTGTCCCCTTCCTGTCCTTGGCGCTGCTGAAACACGCTATATCCCGTTACACCTGGTTTAGTGCAATCCTGGCGGTGGCGGGACTTTATCTGCTGACCTTTACCGGCTCGGCATTCTCCCTGAATAAAGGCGACGGCCTGATTCTGCTCTGTGCTGTCGCCTTTGCGCTGCAGGTTGCCTATACTGGCGTGTATGCTCCGCGTTATCCGGCGCTGCCGCTGGCGACGCTGCAGCTCGCTTTTGTCGGACTGTTCAGCATTGTGGCTTCGCTCCTTGTGGACGGAACCGCACCGCTGGCTCACAGCGGAGCGCTGATCCTGAAACCGGATGTGCTGTGGGCACTGCTGATATCCATTGGCCCGACGAGCGCGTTTGCCTTCTGGATTCAGACCGCCTGCCAAAAGTACACCACCCCGTCACGGGTAGCCATCATTTACGCTACGGAGCCGGTATTCGCCGTCTTGACCGGCCTTGCCTTCGGCGGTGAGACGCTAGGCATCTCCGCTGGTTTCGGCTGCCTCTGCATCCTTGCGGCCATGCTAATGGCGGAGCTCAGCCCTGAACCGGCCAGGAACGGAGTTCTGCAGCAGGATAGAAACTGA
- a CDS encoding metal-dependent hydrolase encodes MMGKSHLVISTGVTLSVMNLLGYEITIPAIAVAAVSALLPDIDEPNSLLVRKAIPEFLLRILQVALIGAAVYLYFAEVAAPPWNIALALLVGSVSFLPGRRLRHLVMLLIALALFAFADDYDPWNYIAACVLVVSSVVPHRGLTHTLYAVAGWGALLYFASLEMNDGGSLWIAGGLSYALHLLADSLTQRGITPLPPIPFKLRLKLMSTGTKKGDAVENLCIVFTLVLVIYAFVLTP; translated from the coding sequence ATGATGGGCAAATCCCATTTAGTAATCAGCACCGGGGTTACCCTCTCTGTTATGAATCTGCTCGGCTATGAAATCACCATTCCGGCGATCGCCGTGGCGGCAGTTAGCGCACTGCTCCCCGATATCGATGAGCCGAATTCATTGCTGGTGCGCAAGGCGATTCCCGAATTCCTGCTGCGCATCCTGCAGGTGGCTCTGATCGGAGCAGCGGTGTATCTCTATTTTGCCGAGGTTGCAGCTCCGCCTTGGAATATCGCCCTGGCGCTGCTGGTGGGCAGCGTGTCCTTCCTGCCGGGCAGGAGGCTGCGGCATCTCGTCATGCTGCTGATTGCGCTGGCACTGTTCGCGTTCGCGGACGATTACGACCCGTGGAACTACATTGCCGCCTGCGTGCTGGTCGTGTCCTCCGTGGTCCCGCACCGCGGGCTGACACATACGCTCTACGCAGTGGCCGGGTGGGGAGCGCTGCTCTATTTTGCCTCCCTGGAAATGAATGACGGCGGCAGCCTGTGGATTGCCGGCGGCCTGTCCTATGCGCTGCATCTGCTGGCGGATTCGTTGACTCAGCGCGGAATTACCCCGCTGCCTCCGATCCCCTTCAAGCTTCGGCTTAAGCTGATGAGCACCGGCACGAAGAAGGGCGATGCAGTAGAGAATCTCTGTATCGTGTTTACGCTTGTACTGGTCATTTATGCATTTGTACTCACCCCTTGA
- a CDS encoding TetR/AcrR family transcriptional regulator: MTKKQLKEHRVESLLMAAVEEFLEKGYDGASVDAIAKRAGVSKGGFYHHFPNKEVLLMEANQKLSEPIMEMAEKAYSNSSVMDGLRQYIKEYLNYWASRPRELSFFFLSMSKALQAPALMEYYREYVNQSTAFFVGMFQKAVESGETDLRDPEAYGISLMGALDGVVSYAMIHPEEDIELLVERFEQVWLK, from the coding sequence ATGACAAAAAAACAGTTAAAGGAACATAGAGTGGAGTCTCTGCTCATGGCAGCCGTAGAAGAGTTTCTCGAAAAGGGCTATGATGGCGCATCTGTAGATGCTATAGCCAAGCGGGCCGGTGTCAGCAAAGGCGGCTTCTATCATCATTTTCCCAATAAGGAAGTCCTCCTGATGGAGGCGAATCAGAAGCTTTCGGAGCCAATCATGGAAATGGCAGAAAAGGCTTACTCGAATAGCAGTGTTATGGATGGATTAAGACAATATATTAAAGAATATCTGAACTATTGGGCAAGCAGGCCACGAGAATTGAGCTTTTTTTTCTTATCGATGTCAAAGGCTTTGCAAGCTCCGGCCCTTATGGAGTATTACAGAGAATATGTAAATCAAAGCACCGCGTTCTTTGTAGGGATGTTTCAAAAAGCAGTGGAATCCGGAGAGACTGATCTTAGGGACCCTGAAGCCTATGGGATCTCCTTGATGGGGGCACTCGATGGGGTTGTTTCTTATGCGATGATTCATCCTGAGGAGGATATTGAGCTTCTGGTTGAACGGTTTGAACAGGTCTGGCTGAAATAA
- a CDS encoding ABC transporter ATP-binding protein — protein MEHENFLSVEGLSKTYGELPAVDNVSFSVRKGEVFGLLGPNGAGKTTTIRMLCGLLKVDSGRITVNGISMSSGYERVKGMIGLCPQEIVIWELLTCLEQLKFAGMAYGLSSRAAGNKAESLLQSLGLWEKRNKLAKTLSGGMQRRLNIALALVHDPKLIILDEPQAGLDPQSRILVRDFIRQLAQEKTVILTTHDMDEADRLSDRVAIMDHGKVLLIDTPEKLKAKSGEGELLQIRVNGVSADLAHQVLKSMPDECTERTYSDGLFLLGAGGVLELIPKVNQRLQAFNIHIEDMTIRKRTLEDAFIAVTGRGLRE, from the coding sequence ATGGAGCATGAGAACTTTCTTTCTGTAGAAGGATTAAGCAAAACATATGGTGAACTGCCCGCAGTAGACAATGTAAGCTTTTCGGTTCGTAAGGGAGAGGTATTCGGGTTGCTTGGACCCAATGGTGCCGGTAAGACGACTACCATAAGAATGCTGTGCGGTCTTCTCAAAGTGGATTCAGGCCGTATTACTGTAAATGGAATCTCCATGTCTTCCGGCTATGAGCGTGTAAAAGGGATGATTGGGCTGTGTCCGCAGGAAATCGTCATCTGGGAGCTGCTTACCTGCCTTGAACAATTGAAATTTGCCGGTATGGCCTACGGGCTAAGTTCCAGAGCAGCCGGTAATAAGGCAGAAAGCCTGCTGCAATCGCTTGGACTTTGGGAGAAAAGAAATAAGCTTGCCAAGACGCTGTCAGGCGGAATGCAAAGAAGACTCAATATCGCGCTGGCACTTGTCCATGACCCGAAGCTGATTATTTTGGATGAACCTCAGGCAGGGCTTGATCCCCAGAGCAGAATACTCGTACGTGACTTCATCAGACAGCTGGCACAAGAAAAAACGGTGATCCTCACTACACATGACATGGATGAAGCCGACAGACTTTCAGACAGGGTGGCCATCATGGACCATGGGAAGGTGCTTTTGATAGACACTCCTGAGAAGCTCAAGGCAAAATCCGGGGAGGGAGAACTTCTGCAGATACGGGTAAATGGGGTAAGCGCAGATTTGGCCCATCAAGTCCTGAAGTCAATGCCGGATGAATGTACAGAGCGAACCTATTCGGATGGATTATTTTTGCTGGGGGCGGGTGGAGTTCTTGAGCTTATTCCGAAGGTGAACCAGAGATTGCAAGCTTTTAACATACATATAGAGGATATGACGATCCGGAAGCGGACGCTTGAGGATGCATTTATTGCTGTGACTGGAAGGGGGCTGCGGGAATGA
- a CDS encoding ABC transporter permease, which yields MRLAASVTKSFKENIRDWKVLAMVLMFSPFFLVLMNLFYGGGPTTYHLGVLNLDSGHASIELISNLENMKGQGNSQLFNVTGFGGEEPLRAKIKEKAVDIGIVIPEDYSDKLAGKAAGNNADPAQINFYGSMGNMRYPVAAVWVADAVSKQGMDAAKIILPASINETFLEKKQPLNEFEGYVPGLISLAVLMILFTATASIVKENDKKTLIRLKLSRLGAFNFLAGICITQAIVAAGAIVLSYWTALGLGYRPAGGFGAILVVGILSSFSMVAISLVVASFLNTVFDVLTVGCFPFFILMFFSGSMFPLPKMSIFTIHGHSFGITDLLPLTHTANAFNHILNDGAGLHEVWFDFIMIALLTVIYFVTGLLLYQKRKLSKA from the coding sequence ATGAGACTGGCGGCTTCGGTTACCAAATCCTTTAAGGAAAACATAAGGGATTGGAAAGTTCTCGCGATGGTTTTGATGTTCTCTCCGTTCTTTTTAGTACTGATGAACCTTTTTTACGGGGGAGGGCCTACCACCTATCATTTAGGCGTTCTGAATTTGGATTCAGGCCACGCGTCCATCGAATTAATCAGCAATCTGGAGAATATGAAGGGGCAGGGCAACTCGCAACTATTTAATGTAACCGGTTTCGGTGGCGAGGAGCCATTAAGGGCAAAGATTAAGGAAAAGGCCGTAGATATAGGAATCGTGATCCCTGAAGATTATTCTGACAAATTAGCCGGCAAGGCTGCCGGGAACAATGCAGACCCTGCTCAAATAAACTTTTATGGAAGTATGGGAAATATGCGATATCCGGTTGCGGCGGTATGGGTGGCAGATGCTGTAAGCAAACAGGGGATGGATGCAGCGAAAATAATATTGCCCGCAAGTATAAATGAAACTTTTCTGGAGAAAAAACAGCCGTTGAACGAATTTGAAGGTTATGTTCCGGGTTTAATCTCTTTGGCTGTTTTAATGATCCTGTTTACAGCCACAGCTTCCATTGTAAAGGAAAATGATAAGAAGACACTTATAAGGTTGAAGCTCAGCCGTCTTGGAGCCTTCAATTTCCTTGCCGGTATATGTATTACGCAAGCCATCGTAGCAGCAGGGGCCATTGTTCTGTCCTACTGGACGGCGCTTGGGTTAGGCTACAGACCGGCAGGAGGATTTGGCGCCATCCTTGTCGTTGGGATCCTGTCGAGCTTCTCCATGGTTGCTATAAGCTTAGTGGTAGCAAGCTTCCTGAATACTGTTTTTGATGTTTTAACTGTCGGCTGTTTTCCTTTCTTTATTCTAATGTTTTTTTCAGGGAGCATGTTCCCCCTGCCGAAGATGAGTATATTTACAATTCACGGGCATTCCTTTGGGATCACAGATTTATTGCCGCTTACGCATACCGCCAATGCTTTTAATCACATTTTGAACGATGGAGCAGGCTTACATGAGGTATGGTTTGATTTCATAATGATTGCGCTGCTCACCGTAATATATTTTGTAACAGGACTTTTGCTGTACCAGAAGCGCAAGCTTTCCAAAGCATAG